A window of Streptomyces gilvosporeus contains these coding sequences:
- a CDS encoding MMPL family transporter, whose amino-acid sequence MTEVNSPPDGPKPGGWTRFVTARPRLSLLVALVLTALAVFAGSGVEKRLGAGGWEDPAAQSTHATKALAREFPGSQPNLLLLVDSGRASVDDRAVAAEAARLTARLADERGVTGIGSYWQTQSPQLRAKDGHQALIAARITGDDTTAGETLDRIAPALRGEHGPVRVSVGGPVAVRHEIQTTIQEDLVRAETIALPITLVLLVMVFGSAVAALLPLGIGIVAILGTNAVLRGLTEFTDVSVFALNLTTALGLGLAIDYALFIVRRFREELATGAEPLAAVGTTLRTAGRTVLFSALTVAVSLAAMMVFPQYFLRSFAYAGIAVVLLAAGAALILLPAALALLGHRVNALDLRRLLRRGAPRRTSPGTGWARVASLVMRRAPVFALATTVGLVLLGLPFLGVKFGTADDRQLPTTAESHIVQQHIRDGFPGSPGGGLDILAEGRATRAQYADYRKRLAGLPGVTRVDGPLVKGHAAYFTVLPKGEAVDQGTQHLVREVRATHAPFRTSVTGTAAVLVDSQHAIGERLPWAAGIIVVVTLLLVFLLTGSVLIPVQAVVLNALSLTAMFGAVVWVFQEGHLSGVLDFTSTGDIETTLPVLMFCVAFGLSMDYGVFLLSRIKEEYDHTGDHPHAVRYGLQRTGGLITAAAVILAVVMVAIGTSRVTNTKMLGLGIALAVLMDAMIVRSLLVPAVMRLTGRATWWAPGPLRRFHERFGISEGEPAPAPVAAKPREPQPVP is encoded by the coding sequence ATGACCGAAGTCAACAGCCCGCCGGACGGCCCGAAGCCGGGCGGCTGGACCCGTTTCGTGACCGCCCGGCCACGCCTGTCCCTGCTGGTGGCGCTGGTGCTGACCGCGCTGGCCGTCTTCGCCGGCAGCGGCGTCGAGAAGCGCCTGGGCGCCGGCGGCTGGGAGGACCCGGCCGCGCAGTCCACCCATGCGACCAAGGCGCTGGCGCGGGAGTTCCCCGGTTCGCAGCCCAATCTGCTGCTCCTCGTGGACAGCGGGCGGGCATCCGTCGACGATCGCGCGGTCGCCGCGGAGGCCGCGCGGCTGACGGCCCGGCTCGCGGACGAGCGGGGTGTGACGGGCATCGGCTCGTACTGGCAGACCCAGTCCCCACAGCTGCGCGCCAAGGACGGACACCAGGCCCTGATCGCCGCCCGGATCACCGGCGACGACACGACCGCGGGCGAGACCCTCGACCGCATCGCACCGGCACTGCGCGGCGAGCACGGTCCGGTGCGGGTCTCGGTGGGCGGCCCGGTCGCCGTGCGGCACGAGATCCAGACGACGATCCAGGAGGATCTGGTCCGCGCCGAGACGATCGCCCTGCCCATCACCCTCGTACTGCTCGTGATGGTCTTCGGCAGCGCGGTCGCCGCCCTGCTCCCGCTCGGCATCGGCATCGTCGCCATCCTCGGGACGAACGCGGTCCTGCGCGGTCTCACCGAATTCACCGATGTATCGGTCTTCGCCCTGAACCTCACGACGGCCCTGGGTCTGGGCCTCGCCATCGACTACGCCCTGTTCATCGTCCGCCGCTTCCGCGAGGAACTGGCCACGGGAGCCGAGCCGTTGGCGGCGGTCGGGACCACACTGCGCACCGCCGGCCGCACCGTCCTCTTCTCCGCGCTGACCGTCGCCGTCTCGCTCGCGGCGATGATGGTCTTCCCGCAGTACTTCCTGCGCTCCTTCGCCTACGCCGGAATCGCCGTCGTCCTGCTCGCCGCGGGCGCCGCACTGATCCTGCTCCCGGCCGCGCTCGCCCTGCTCGGCCACCGGGTCAACGCCCTGGACCTGCGGCGGCTCCTGCGCCGCGGCGCGCCCCGCCGCACGTCACCGGGCACCGGCTGGGCCCGCGTCGCCTCCCTGGTCATGCGGCGCGCCCCGGTCTTCGCCCTCGCCACCACCGTCGGCCTCGTCCTTCTCGGACTCCCCTTCCTCGGCGTGAAGTTCGGCACCGCCGACGACCGCCAGCTGCCGACGACCGCCGAATCCCATATCGTCCAGCAGCACATCCGCGACGGCTTCCCCGGCAGCCCCGGCGGCGGCCTCGACATCCTCGCCGAGGGCCGGGCGACCCGCGCCCAGTACGCCGACTACCGCAAGCGGCTCGCCGGCCTGCCCGGCGTGACGAGGGTGGACGGACCGCTGGTGAAGGGGCACGCGGCCTACTTCACGGTCCTCCCCAAAGGCGAGGCCGTCGACCAGGGCACCCAGCACCTGGTCCGCGAAGTGCGCGCCACCCACGCCCCGTTCCGCACCTCGGTCACCGGCACGGCGGCCGTCCTGGTCGACTCCCAGCACGCCATCGGCGAACGGCTGCCCTGGGCCGCGGGCATCATCGTCGTGGTGACCCTGCTGCTGGTCTTCCTGCTCACCGGGAGCGTGCTCATACCGGTCCAGGCAGTGGTGCTCAACGCCCTCAGTCTCACCGCGATGTTCGGCGCGGTCGTCTGGGTCTTCCAGGAGGGCCATCTCTCCGGCGTCCTGGACTTCACCAGCACCGGAGACATCGAGACCACACTCCCCGTGCTGATGTTCTGCGTCGCCTTCGGCCTCTCCATGGACTACGGCGTCTTCCTGCTCTCCCGGATCAAGGAGGAGTACGACCACACCGGCGACCACCCGCACGCCGTGCGGTACGGACTCCAGCGCACCGGCGGACTGATCACCGCGGCCGCCGTGATCCTCGCCGTGGTGATGGTCGCGATCGGCACCTCCCGGGTGACCAACACCAAGATGCTGGGCCTGGGCATCGCGCTGGCGGTCCTCATGGACGCGATGATCGTCCGCAGCCTGCTGGTCCCCGCCGTCATGCGCCTGACGGGCCGCGCCACCTGGTGGGCCCCGGGGCCGCTGCGCCGCTTCCACGAACGGTTCGGCATATCGGAGGGCGAGCCGGCCCCGGCCCCCGTGGCGGCAAAGCCCCGGGAGCCGCAGCCCGTGCCCTAG
- a CDS encoding TetR/AcrR family transcriptional regulator, with the protein MVDKQQASDGRAQAAASEDGPDEKPRRRQARGERRIAQLLDAAATVFCTSGYTAASTNAIAREAGVSPGTLYQFFPNKEAIAIELGDRLIHKMRDTYGEVLTPADTAAPLRELLDGIVDRFIDFNCQHPVFFALMHGPDVPGQMAEAHDALHAALLARLQDLIGFYVPAAPKAETARIAEMCFGLFKAGLELVLAHEGTERDGYVTELKNALFRYLDPVIGDAVGALAQPPGATSAE; encoded by the coding sequence GTGGTCGACAAGCAGCAGGCGTCGGACGGGCGGGCACAGGCCGCTGCATCGGAGGACGGACCGGACGAGAAGCCGCGCCGACGCCAGGCGCGGGGCGAACGCCGTATCGCCCAGCTTCTCGACGCCGCGGCGACCGTGTTCTGCACGAGCGGCTACACCGCCGCCTCCACCAACGCCATCGCCCGCGAGGCCGGCGTCTCGCCCGGGACGCTGTACCAGTTCTTCCCGAACAAGGAGGCCATCGCCATCGAGCTGGGCGACCGGCTCATCCACAAGATGCGCGACACCTACGGCGAGGTGCTCACCCCCGCCGACACGGCCGCCCCGCTGCGCGAGCTGCTGGACGGCATCGTGGACCGCTTCATCGACTTCAACTGCCAGCACCCGGTCTTCTTCGCGCTGATGCACGGCCCGGACGTCCCCGGCCAGATGGCCGAGGCACACGACGCACTGCATGCGGCGCTGCTGGCGCGCCTCCAGGACCTGATCGGCTTCTACGTGCCCGCCGCACCGAAGGCCGAGACCGCCCGTATCGCGGAGATGTGCTTCGGCCTCTTCAAGGCGGGGCTGGAGCTGGTCCTGGCGCACGAGGGCACCGAGCGGGACGGCTACGTCACGGAGCTGAAGAACGCCCTGTTCCGCTATCTCGATCCGGTCATCGGCGACGCCGTGGGCGCCCTCGCGCAGCCCCCCGGCGCAACGTCGGCCGAGTAA
- a CDS encoding Cmx/CmrA family chloramphenicol efflux MFS transporter, with translation MPVAVYVLGLSVFALGTSEFMLSGILQPLARDLKVSIPQAGLLVSAFAIGMVVGAPVLAAATLRLPRRTTLISLLGLFGLGQVAGAVAPTYGVLFASRVVSALACAGFWAVGAAVAVSLVPVTARARAMAVMVGGLSIANIAGVPAGALLGQHAGWRSAFWAVAALAAIGLVGVVALVPSTPVPTGDDRPRLRRELTIYKDKQVWLALTATAMNGAAVFALFSYLSPLLTDTAGLAESWVPTVLALFGVGALIGTFIGGRIADAHLFGTLFCGISASTAVLALLALTAHSPVAAVALSLMLGVTAFTTAPALNARMFNVANAAPTLAGATTTAAFNIGNTLGPWLGGLVIGAHWGYPAVAWTGAALAAVAVAVTAVAFRLHRSSAHRSKLIASSAGVPFAKEGAPAEQH, from the coding sequence ATGCCCGTCGCCGTCTACGTCCTGGGGCTGTCCGTATTCGCCCTGGGGACGTCCGAATTCATGCTCTCCGGCATCCTCCAGCCGCTCGCCCGCGATCTGAAGGTCTCGATTCCGCAGGCCGGGTTGCTGGTCTCCGCGTTCGCGATCGGCATGGTGGTCGGTGCGCCCGTCCTCGCCGCGGCGACACTGCGGCTGCCGCGGCGTACGACCCTGATATCCCTGCTCGGTCTCTTCGGGCTGGGCCAGGTGGCCGGCGCGGTGGCGCCGACGTATGGCGTGCTGTTCGCCTCGCGCGTGGTGAGCGCGCTGGCCTGCGCCGGCTTCTGGGCGGTCGGGGCGGCGGTCGCCGTCTCGCTGGTGCCGGTGACCGCACGCGCCCGTGCGATGGCCGTGATGGTCGGCGGGCTGAGCATCGCGAATATCGCGGGCGTCCCGGCCGGCGCGCTGCTGGGACAGCACGCCGGATGGCGCTCGGCCTTCTGGGCGGTGGCCGCGCTGGCCGCGATCGGTCTGGTCGGGGTGGTCGCGCTGGTGCCGAGCACGCCCGTGCCGACCGGTGACGACCGTCCCCGGCTGCGTCGCGAGCTGACCATCTACAAGGACAAGCAGGTCTGGCTGGCCCTGACCGCCACGGCCATGAACGGCGCGGCCGTCTTCGCGCTCTTCTCCTATCTCTCGCCGCTGCTGACCGATACCGCCGGGCTGGCCGAGAGCTGGGTGCCCACGGTGCTCGCCCTCTTCGGTGTCGGCGCGCTGATCGGTACGTTCATCGGTGGCCGGATCGCCGACGCGCACCTCTTCGGCACGCTGTTCTGCGGCATTTCCGCCTCCACGGCCGTCCTGGCGCTGCTGGCCCTGACGGCCCACAGCCCGGTCGCCGCCGTCGCGCTCTCGCTGATGCTCGGCGTAACGGCCTTCACCACGGCCCCGGCGCTCAATGCCCGGATGTTCAACGTGGCCAATGCCGCCCCGACGCTGGCGGGCGCGACCACCACCGCGGCCTTCAACATCGGCAACACCCTCGGCCCCTGGCTGGGCGGCCTGGTCATCGGCGCGCACTGGGGCTATCCGGCCGTGGCCTGGACCGGTGCGGCGCTGGCGGCGGTGGCCGTCGCCGTGACGGCCGTCGCCTTCCGTCTCCACCGCTCGTCCGCTCACCGCTCCAAGCTGATCGCCTCCTCGGCCGGCGTCCCCTTCGCCAAGGAGGGCGCACCGGCCGAACAGCACTGA
- a CDS encoding transporter substrate-binding domain-containing protein: MTVRITRTTRSTRTTETARSTRSTNTIRPVRPFGPGIAAGSAGPGRRPALAAGALLALLALAATACGADQPPSLFADGTVQVGTKNDQPGTAVVRNYKFSGFDTDVARQVLKAVGAKPDFGIVPSEDRRAVLTDKTKDLVVATYSITVDRMKDLDFVGPYATTYQGLMVRKRDNRIKKPDDVVGKRVCTWPGTTAATILESPRYNRIQVYEEPDASTCINDLKVKKTADAVSIDQMILYGFTQENPDLKVVPDITYGSANQYGIAMAKGHRQDCLKLRDALRNYLGDNAWSQDFATSLPSIPKADATWETDFKPRLETVDSLSCRDRPQT; the protein is encoded by the coding sequence ATGACCGTCAGGATCACCAGGACCACCAGGAGCACTAGGACTACCGAGACCGCTAGGAGCACTAGGAGCACCAACACCATCAGGCCCGTCAGGCCCTTCGGGCCCGGAATCGCGGCCGGAAGCGCCGGGCCCGGCCGCCGTCCCGCCCTCGCCGCCGGCGCGCTCCTCGCTCTCCTCGCCCTGGCGGCGACCGCCTGCGGCGCCGACCAGCCGCCCTCGCTCTTCGCGGACGGCACGGTCCAGGTCGGCACCAAGAACGACCAGCCCGGCACGGCCGTCGTCCGCAACTACAAGTTCTCCGGCTTCGACACCGACGTCGCCCGCCAGGTCCTCAAGGCGGTCGGCGCCAAACCGGATTTCGGGATCGTGCCGTCCGAGGACCGTCGCGCGGTGCTCACCGACAAGACGAAGGACCTGGTCGTGGCGACCTATTCGATCACCGTCGACCGGATGAAGGACCTGGACTTCGTGGGCCCGTACGCGACCACCTACCAGGGCCTGATGGTCCGCAAGCGCGACAACCGGATCAAGAAGCCCGACGATGTCGTCGGCAAGCGGGTCTGTACCTGGCCGGGGACCACTGCCGCCACCATCCTGGAGAGCCCCCGGTACAACCGCATCCAGGTCTACGAGGAGCCGGACGCCTCCACCTGCATCAACGACCTCAAGGTCAAGAAGACGGCCGACGCGGTCTCGATCGACCAGATGATCCTCTACGGCTTCACGCAGGAGAACCCCGATCTCAAGGTCGTCCCCGACATCACCTACGGCTCCGCCAACCAGTACGGCATCGCGATGGCGAAGGGGCACCGCCAGGACTGCCTGAAGCTGCGGGACGCCCTGCGGAACTACCTCGGCGACAACGCCTGGAGCCAGGACTTCGCGACCTCCCTGCCGTCGATACCGAAGGCCGACGCCACCTGGGAGACCGACTTCAAGCCCCGCCTGGAGACGGTCGACTCGCTGTCCTGCCGCGACCGGCCCCAGACGTGA